Proteins from a genomic interval of Tenacibaculum sp. SZ-18:
- the cobC gene encoding alpha-ribazole phosphatase: MEIILVRHTTPAIAKGICYGQADIDVENTFEEEVQEILTNLKSFNFDAIFSSPLQRCKKLAKRINDKIIFDQRLKELDFGNWDLKKWNDIPEEELNPWMENFVELAPPNGESYIDLHRRTTSFLDEISNKNYKEVLLVTHAGVIRSMWSYVNNIPLNKSFDLKLTYGETLCFNL, translated from the coding sequence ATGGAAATTATTTTAGTCAGACATACCACACCAGCCATTGCTAAAGGAATTTGCTACGGACAAGCGGATATTGATGTGGAGAATACTTTTGAAGAAGAAGTTCAAGAAATATTAACTAATTTAAAGAGTTTTAATTTCGATGCCATTTTTTCAAGTCCATTACAGCGATGTAAAAAACTGGCAAAGCGAATTAATGATAAAATTATATTCGACCAAAGGCTAAAGGAATTAGATTTCGGAAATTGGGATCTGAAAAAATGGAATGATATTCCGGAAGAAGAATTAAATCCTTGGATGGAAAACTTTGTTGAGTTAGCTCCACCAAATGGGGAGTCGTACATCGATTTGCATAGAAGAACAACTAGTTTTTTAGACGAAATTTCTAATAAAAACTATAAAGAAGTATTATTAGTTACTCATGCCGGAGTTATAAGAAGTATGTGGTCATATGTTAATAATATTCCATTAAACAAATCATTTGATTTAAAACTTACATACGGAGAAACCCTATGTTTTAACTTATAA
- the cobT gene encoding nicotinate-nucleotide--dimethylbenzimidazole phosphoribosyltransferase, whose amino-acid sequence MIQPVSTELIKELQEKIDFKTKPIGSLGTLETIAKQIGSIQNTLSPSLSKPTILVFAGDHGIVQDQPVSPYPQEVTQQMIFNFLQGGAAINIFCNQNNIDLKIVDAGVNADFDGHTALLNYKVAKGTFNYSKKPAMTKLQLEEALNKGKTIVTDLYKNGSNIVGFGEMGIGNTSSASLLLSYFTNTPIENCVGKGTGLDDKGVNKKGEILRNVYDLHTPNIKCSEDALQHFGGFEIVMMCGAMLQAASLNMTILVDGFIVTSALLAAYYIDKNILDYCIFSHTSGEQGHKIMLDHLKVSPLLNLGMRLGEGSGVAVAFPIIQSAIAFLNKMATFKSANVSEAN is encoded by the coding sequence ATGATTCAACCTGTATCAACCGAATTAATTAAAGAACTCCAAGAAAAAATTGATTTCAAAACTAAACCAATTGGTTCTTTAGGAACTTTAGAAACTATTGCTAAACAAATTGGTTCTATCCAAAATACACTATCTCCATCACTATCAAAGCCAACAATTCTAGTTTTTGCTGGAGATCATGGAATTGTACAAGACCAACCTGTAAGTCCTTATCCACAAGAAGTGACTCAACAAATGATTTTCAACTTTTTACAAGGCGGCGCAGCCATTAATATTTTTTGTAATCAGAATAATATCGATTTGAAAATTGTTGATGCTGGTGTTAATGCTGATTTTGATGGACATACTGCACTGTTAAATTATAAAGTAGCAAAAGGTACTTTTAATTACAGTAAAAAACCTGCCATGACGAAATTACAGTTAGAAGAAGCGTTAAACAAAGGGAAAACCATTGTAACCGATTTATATAAAAATGGCTCTAACATTGTAGGTTTTGGTGAAATGGGAATTGGTAATACATCCTCTGCCTCCTTATTATTAAGTTATTTCACAAATACACCTATTGAGAATTGTGTTGGTAAAGGAACAGGATTGGATGATAAAGGAGTAAACAAAAAAGGAGAAATTCTTCGTAATGTTTACGATTTACATACTCCAAATATTAAATGTTCAGAGGATGCTTTACAACATTTTGGAGGATTTGAAATTGTAATGATGTGTGGTGCAATGCTTCAGGCTGCTTCATTAAATATGACTATTCTAGTGGACGGATTTATTGTGACTTCTGCTTTGTTAGCTGCTTATTATATTGATAAGAACATTCTTGATTACTGCATTTTTTCGCATACATCAGGCGAACAAGGACACAAAATAATGTTAGATCATTTAAAGGTTTCTCCATTATTAAATTTAGGAATGAGATTAGGTGAAGGTTCTGGTGTTGCAGTTGCATTTCCTATAATTCAATCTGCAATTGCATTTTTAAATAAAATGGCAACTTTTAAAAGCGCAAATGTTTCTGAAGCTAATTAA
- a CDS encoding bifunctional adenosylcobinamide kinase/adenosylcobinamide-phosphate guanylyltransferase, translated as MIYYITGGERSGKSNYAQQLAESLSDTPYYLATSRIWDEDFKTRVKRHVTDRDERWTTIEEEKLISQVIPDNGTVVIDCVTLWLTNFFMDTNNNIEECLIQAKKEISQLSKLNATIIIISNEIGMGLHAQTESGRKFTELQGWINQFIAKTADKAIFMVSGLPLTLK; from the coding sequence ATGATCTATTATATTACTGGTGGTGAACGTTCAGGTAAAAGTAATTATGCACAACAATTAGCTGAATCTCTATCAGATACACCTTACTATTTGGCAACTTCTAGAATTTGGGACGAAGATTTTAAAACAAGAGTTAAAAGACATGTTACGGATAGAGATGAACGTTGGACAACTATTGAAGAAGAGAAGCTGATTAGCCAGGTAATTCCTGATAATGGAACCGTTGTGATTGACTGTGTAACTCTATGGCTAACAAACTTTTTCATGGATACGAACAATAATATTGAAGAATGCCTTATTCAAGCAAAGAAAGAAATATCTCAATTATCTAAGTTAAATGCAACCATTATAATCATATCTAATGAAATAGGAATGGGATTACACGCTCAAACCGAATCTGGTAGAAAGTTTACTGAACTTCAAGGCTGGATAAATCAATTTATAGCTAAAACAGCTGATAAAGCAATTTTTATGGTCTCAGGATTGCCTTTAACTTTAAAATAA
- the msrA gene encoding peptide-methionine (S)-S-oxide reductase MsrA: MKKFLVIIFIGLSTLINAQKNQEVAYFASGCFWCVEAIFESVEGVNEAVSGYAGGHTTNPTYRKIGTGTTGHAETVAVYYNPNRVSFNTLVEVFFGSHDPTTVNGQHPDYGSQYRSIAFYQNSNEKKIINNYIKLLNAKVYDGKIATEVTKFKKFYKAEAYHQNYERLNPNNPYVRNVSIPRLNRFKLKFPELLKKNN; the protein is encoded by the coding sequence ATGAAGAAATTTTTAGTAATTATTTTTATAGGCTTATCAACTCTTATTAATGCACAAAAGAATCAAGAAGTGGCATATTTTGCTAGTGGGTGTTTTTGGTGTGTTGAAGCAATTTTTGAAAGTGTAGAAGGAGTGAACGAGGCAGTTTCTGGTTACGCTGGGGGTCATACAACAAATCCAACTTATAGAAAAATAGGAACGGGTACAACCGGACATGCTGAGACTGTTGCTGTTTATTACAATCCTAATAGAGTAAGTTTTAATACATTGGTAGAAGTGTTTTTTGGTTCTCATGATCCAACAACAGTAAATGGTCAACATCCAGATTATGGTTCTCAATATCGTTCAATTGCTTTTTATCAGAATTCAAACGAAAAAAAGATTATTAATAACTATATAAAACTTTTAAATGCCAAAGTATATGATGGTAAAATTGCTACCGAAGTAACCAAGTTTAAAAAGTTTTACAAAGCTGAAGCTTATCATCAAAATTATGAGCGCTTAAATCCAAATAACCCATATGTTAGAAATGTTTCTATTCCGAGATTAAATAGATTTAAGCTTAAGTTTCCTGAGTTATTAAAGAAGAATAATTAA
- a CDS encoding HmuY family protein — MNRLKLIAALMITGFVFTSCSDDNDDGSNVLPVESKSVTNLPALQTTDYTQSPPVTSGTFTGFSFKTGEVVTDSSWDIAFRGTTILVNGGTKIGGLTDEPERSGNASLTVMTGTFGDIVVAPADAASYSQDASGSYSLPTGSDNGWYNYAGPPTHLISPLAGKVIVVRTVDGNYAKMEIISYYKDNDPSKAENARYYTFNYVYNPNVGDKNIQ; from the coding sequence ATGAATCGCTTAAAATTAATAGCAGCTTTAATGATTACAGGTTTTGTTTTCACTTCATGTAGTGATGACAATGATGATGGATCAAATGTATTGCCGGTAGAATCAAAATCAGTTACTAATTTACCAGCATTACAAACAACAGATTATACTCAAAGCCCACCAGTAACTTCAGGAACTTTCACAGGTTTTAGTTTTAAAACGGGAGAAGTAGTTACAGATAGTAGTTGGGATATTGCTTTTAGAGGAACAACTATTTTAGTAAATGGAGGAACAAAAATCGGAGGATTAACTGATGAACCAGAAAGATCTGGGAACGCATCTTTAACAGTCATGACAGGAACATTTGGAGATATTGTTGTAGCACCAGCGGACGCAGCTTCTTATTCTCAGGATGCATCAGGAAGTTATTCTTTACCAACAGGTAGCGATAATGGATGGTACAACTATGCAGGACCACCAACACATTTAATTAGTCCTTTAGCTGGAAAAGTTATTGTTGTAAGAACTGTTGATGGAAACTATGCTAAAATGGAAATCATTAGCTATTATAAAGACAATGATCCTTCTAAGGCTGAAAATGCAAGATATTACACCTTCAATTACGTATATAATCCAAATGTTGGAGATAAAAATATTCAATAG
- a CDS encoding adenosylcobinamide-GDP ribazoletransferase, whose protein sequence is MKRQVHYFLTAVLFFTRIPCPKWVDHSSEILNKSSRYFSLVGILIGSIAALIYYLFSFIFSIEISLSLSMICSIWTTGAFHEDGFADVCDGFGGGWTKEKILTIMKDSRLGTFGVIGLISILGLKFLSLQELASQNYIPYILIAGHSISRFVATILLYTHEYVRDFDSSKVKPTTKQMSTKSLIISGFFGLLPLILFHDLAVFLSLIPLMLCYVYLARFFKKWIGGQTGDCAGALQQVAEVVFYLSLLVIWKLF, encoded by the coding sequence ATGAAAAGACAAGTACATTACTTTTTAACTGCTGTATTATTTTTCACTAGAATCCCTTGTCCTAAATGGGTAGACCATTCTTCTGAAATTTTGAATAAAAGTAGTCGATACTTTTCACTAGTTGGAATCTTAATAGGTTCAATTGCAGCTTTAATTTATTATTTATTTAGTTTTATTTTCTCAATTGAAATCTCTTTAAGTCTGAGTATGATATGTTCTATTTGGACAACAGGAGCATTTCATGAAGATGGTTTTGCCGATGTTTGTGACGGATTCGGAGGTGGTTGGACCAAAGAAAAGATTTTAACGATAATGAAAGATTCTCGTTTGGGTACTTTCGGAGTTATAGGTTTGATAAGTATTTTAGGGTTAAAATTTTTAAGCTTGCAAGAATTAGCATCTCAGAATTACATTCCATATATACTTATTGCTGGACATTCAATCAGCAGATTTGTAGCAACCATTTTACTTTACACGCATGAATATGTTAGAGATTTTGATAGTTCTAAGGTGAAACCGACCACAAAACAAATGAGTACAAAATCATTGATAATTTCTGGTTTTTTTGGTTTATTACCTCTTATTTTATTTCATGATTTGGCAGTGTTTTTATCTTTAATTCCACTAATGCTATGCTATGTTTACTTAGCTCGATTCTTTAAAAAATGGATTGGTGGTCAAACTGGTGACTGTGCTGGAGCCTTACAACAAGTTGCTGAAGTTGTTTTTTATCTTTCATTATTAGTAATATGGAAATTATTTTAG
- a CDS encoding ABC transporter substrate-binding protein: MKVSSFMPAVTQMIYDMGLQDHLQGITFECPKIALNEKEVVVKYKLEGQNLMSEEINTIFSKTKAEGGTLYYVDEPVLESIAPDLIFTQDVCDVCQIDTESVARSAYKLPKVPELISITPNSLEDVFDNALTVAKAMNQENIGINYVAKLKNRIADIVDVQRAHKIQSKNILLIEWINPLFNCGHWIPHQIGYAGGIDLLAHPSGDSIVISWDKIVKYDPEVLIIAPCGYGINRTMEDMQFLIDKPNWNNLRAIKNKQVYIADFAMFTQSSARTLVDGIECLAAMIHPEHYTLSEDLNVKFANYHDLLASNLQL, from the coding sequence ATGAAAGTATCTTCTTTTATGCCTGCGGTAACGCAAATGATATATGATATGGGATTACAAGATCATTTACAAGGAATAACTTTTGAATGCCCTAAGATTGCTCTGAATGAAAAAGAAGTGGTGGTGAAGTATAAATTAGAAGGACAAAATTTAATGAGTGAAGAAATCAACACTATTTTTTCAAAGACAAAGGCAGAAGGCGGGACTTTATATTATGTGGACGAGCCAGTTTTAGAGTCTATAGCTCCAGATTTAATTTTTACGCAAGATGTTTGTGATGTTTGTCAAATAGATACAGAATCAGTTGCGAGATCTGCTTATAAATTGCCAAAAGTTCCTGAATTGATCTCAATAACCCCAAATTCGTTAGAAGATGTTTTTGATAATGCACTAACTGTGGCAAAAGCAATGAATCAGGAAAATATCGGTATAAATTACGTTGCAAAACTAAAGAACAGAATTGCCGATATTGTAGATGTTCAAAGAGCGCACAAAATTCAATCGAAAAATATCCTGCTGATTGAATGGATTAATCCTTTGTTTAATTGCGGTCATTGGATTCCTCATCAAATTGGATATGCAGGAGGTATTGATTTATTAGCACATCCTTCTGGAGATAGCATAGTTATTTCTTGGGATAAAATAGTAAAGTATGATCCCGAAGTTTTGATTATTGCTCCGTGTGGTTATGGAATTAATCGAACTATGGAAGACATGCAATTTCTGATAGATAAACCCAATTGGAACAATTTACGAGCTATTAAAAATAAACAGGTTTATATCGCCGATTTTGCTATGTTTACCCAATCTTCTGCAAGAACTTTAGTAGATGGAATTGAATGTTTAGCAGCTATGATTCATCCAGAACACTATACACTTTCTGAAGATTTGAATGTTAAATTCGCAAATTATCATGATTTATTAGCTAGTAATTTACAATTATGA
- a CDS encoding ABC transporter substrate-binding protein, giving the protein MNTTYIFNILFCLILFYSCKNKAPKDKTEDKEVNVKYANGFDIVYENGNKYLILKRVFQSGTQSFKYLLTDEINIQKNAIKVPVEKLVVTSTTHIPMVELLEKENNIIGFPNTKYISSEKTRTLVDSGAIKELGSEQNMNTEVLIDLEPELVIGFALHPNDKLYNNIKKLGIPVLFNGDWLEETPLGRAEWIKVFGVLLDKEKQADSIFSAIERNYNSIKALAQTNNTAPKVLSGSMYKDTFYVPAGESFMAKYMSDANLDYIWKDTKGTGSLQLNFESVLDKAQKADFWLGCGLSETRKELMNSNRHYNKFDAFTKQKIYTVASKKGPTGGLIYFELAPTRPDLVLKDMIKITSPELLPDYEFTFFELLK; this is encoded by the coding sequence ATGAATACAACATACATATTCAATATCTTATTTTGTCTTATTCTTTTTTACAGCTGTAAAAATAAAGCGCCAAAGGATAAAACTGAAGACAAAGAAGTTAATGTTAAATATGCCAATGGTTTTGATATTGTATATGAAAATGGTAATAAATATTTAATTCTGAAAAGGGTTTTCCAAAGTGGAACTCAAAGTTTCAAATACTTACTTACTGATGAAATTAATATTCAAAAAAATGCTATTAAAGTTCCTGTGGAAAAATTGGTTGTTACTAGTACAACTCACATTCCGATGGTAGAATTATTGGAGAAAGAAAATAACATCATTGGATTTCCAAATACAAAATATATTTCTTCAGAAAAAACAAGAACTTTAGTAGATTCTGGCGCAATTAAAGAGTTAGGTTCTGAACAAAATATGAATACTGAAGTTTTAATTGACCTAGAGCCTGAATTAGTAATCGGATTTGCTTTACATCCAAATGACAAGCTATATAATAACATCAAAAAATTAGGTATTCCGGTACTATTTAATGGAGATTGGCTAGAAGAAACTCCTTTAGGTAGAGCTGAATGGATAAAAGTTTTCGGTGTTTTATTAGATAAAGAGAAACAAGCAGATAGTATTTTCTCTGCTATTGAAAGAAATTATAATTCTATAAAAGCACTTGCACAAACTAATAATACCGCACCTAAAGTATTGTCTGGAAGTATGTATAAAGATACTTTTTATGTTCCTGCTGGTGAAAGCTTCATGGCAAAATATATGTCGGACGCAAACTTAGATTACATATGGAAAGACACCAAAGGAACAGGAAGTTTACAGTTAAATTTTGAAAGTGTTTTAGACAAAGCCCAAAAAGCTGACTTTTGGCTGGGTTGCGGCTTAAGTGAAACACGAAAGGAGCTAATGAATTCAAATAGACACTATAATAAATTTGATGCATTTACTAAACAAAAAATTTATACCGTAGCTTCTAAAAAAGGACCAACTGGAGGTTTGATATATTTCGAACTCGCTCCAACACGACCCGATTTAGTTCTTAAAGATATGATTAAGATCACTAGTCCTGAGTTGTTACCCGATTATGAGTTTACATTTTTTGAACTGTTAAAATAA